The region CGTGGATGTGGTCGTCGCTGCCATTGTCGGCGCTGCCGGTGTGCGCCCAACACTGGCAGCAGTAGAAGCTGGCAAGCGAGTGCTGCTGGCCAACAAAGAAGCCTTGGTCGTCACCGGCCAGCTGTTTATGGATGCGGTGCGCCGCCATGGCGCCACCTTGCTGCCGGTGGACTCCGAGCACAGCGCCATCTTCCAGTGTCTGCCGGCGCTCAACTCCTGCAGTGAAGTGCGGCTGGGCGGTGTCAAACGGTTGCTGCTGACCGCCTCCGGCGGCCCGTTCCGTACTTTTGATGCGCAGGCGCTGCGCGCGGTGACGCCGGCGCAAGCAGTGAAGCACCCGAACTGGTGCATGGGCCCGAAGATTTCGGTGGACTCTGCCACCCTGATGAACAAGGGGCTGGAGCTGATTGAGGCCTGTTGGCTGTTCGACGTGGCGCCAGCCCAGATCGACGTGCTGGTGCACCCGCAGAGTGTGGTGCACTCCATGGTCGAGTACATTGACGGCTCGGTGATGGCCCAGCTTGGCTCACCGGATATGCGCACCCCGATTGCGTGCGCACTGGCGTGGCCGCAGCGCATCCATTCCGGTGCCGAGCGACTGGATTTCATGCAGTTGGCGGGTTTGCACTTCGAAGCCCCGGATGTGGCGCGCTTCCCCTGCCTGGCGTTGGCGCGTCAGGCGATGGAGGCGGGCGGTGCCGCCACCGCGGTGCTCAATGCCGCCAACGAAGAAGCCGTGGCCGCGTTTTTGGCCGGGCAGATTGGTTTTCTTGCCATCGCTGAAGTGGTGGACGACACATTGCAGCGGCTCGGGCCGCAAACCTGCCGCGACCTGGATGCCGTGATGGCGATTGACCAGCAGGCCCGCGCCCAGGCCCGGCACTATATGGCACAGCGCTTCGGCTGAACCGGAGCGTCACGCCGGACCCAGATTGCAGGCCCCCGTGACCGGGGCCGGAGTACGGTAACCGCATGCTGATTACGCTGCTCGCCTTTGCACTGACCATCTTTATCATCGTGGCCATCCACGAGTACGGGCACTATCTCACCATGCGCTTGTTCGGTGTGCGGGTGCTCACCTTCTCGATCGGTTTCGGACCGCGGCTGGCCCGTTGGCGGGCTCAGAACGGCACCGAATTCGTCCTCAGCGCCATTCCCCTCGGCGGCTATGTGAAGCCGCTTGATCGTCGCGACTGCGACATCCTGCCCGGTGAAGAGCAGCAGGAATTCTCCGGCAAGCCGGCCTGGCAACGGGTGTTGGTGTACGCCGCCGGTCCGGCTGCCAACCTACTGCTGGCGGTATTGCTGTACTGGGTGGTGTTGGTGGTGGGTCAGACTGGCTTGCCGCCGGTGGTGGGGCCGATTGCCGCGCAGTCGGCCGCGGCCAACGCTGGACTGCAGCCCGGTGATGAGATTCTCGCTTTAGACGGCCGCCGGATCCGCTCCTGGGACCAGTTTGGTAATGCCATGCTGCATTATGTCGGCGAGACCCGTTCAGTGCCGGTCACGGTGGCGCGCGGCCAGCAGGAGCAGTTGGAGTTGGCGCTGCCGGTGGCCGCCTGGAGCCGTGATCCAGAGCAGCCGTTGCTGGAGGCGCTGGGTCTCAGCGTGGCGCCGCTGGCTGCGGTGGTGGGCAAAGTACACGAAGGCGGTGCGGCAGAGCAGGCCGGGCTGCTCCCCGGTGATCGGCTGCTGACGCTGGACGGGGCGCCGGTGGCGGGCTGGCGCCAATGGGTGGAGCAGGTACAGCAATCCGCCGGGCAGACACTGCAATTGGAGGTCCAGCGCGGTGATCAACGGGTGGCGTTGACGCTGGTGCCGGCCACGGTCAGTGCCGACGGCCAGCAAATCGGTCGCGCTGGTGTGGAACTTGGCGGCCTTCGTGACATCCGATATGGGGTTCTGGAAGCCATCCCCGCGGCTGTGTCGCGCCTTGGCCAACAGATCAGTATGATCGTCGGCTCGATTGCGAAGATGCTGACCGGCGACATTTCGGTGAAGAGCCTGGGAGGGCCGATCACCATTGCCCAGGCAGCAGGCGAAACCGCTGCCATCGGCGTGGTGACGTTCATGACCTTCCTGGCGTTCTTCAGCATCAGTCTCGGCGTCATCAATTTGCTGCCGGTACCGATGCTCGATGGAGGTTGGATCTTGTTCGGACTGGTGGAAATGATGCGCGGCAAGGCACTGCCCGAGCGATTCCTGATGATGGCGCAAAGCGTGGGGCTGATCCTGGTGGTGAGCCTCATGGGCGTGGCAATTTTCAACGACCTGATGCGGCAATTCGCATGACAGTTGGGGGCGTTTTGCAAAACTGGCTGAAAGGATGGGTGCTGCTGTGGTCGCTGGGTGCGGCCCTGGCCAGCGCACAAAGTGATTTCCGCGTGGCGGATATCCGTGTCGAAGGACTGCAGCGGTTGCCGGTTGAGCGGGTCTATGCCGCGCTGCCGATCCGTTCCGGTGATGTGGTATCCCAGCGCGATGTGGCGGAAGCGGTACG is a window of Alcanivorax sp. REN37 DNA encoding:
- the ispC gene encoding 1-deoxy-D-xylulose-5-phosphate reductoisomerase, encoding MTAQSVTILGATGSIGTQTLAVLAEHPEQYRVFALVAGSQWQLLAQQCLQWQPRFAVLADDVAAVALRNHLRDAGSDTEVLSGAAAMAQVAADADVDVVVAAIVGAAGVRPTLAAVEAGKRVLLANKEALVVTGQLFMDAVRRHGATLLPVDSEHSAIFQCLPALNSCSEVRLGGVKRLLLTASGGPFRTFDAQALRAVTPAQAVKHPNWCMGPKISVDSATLMNKGLELIEACWLFDVAPAQIDVLVHPQSVVHSMVEYIDGSVMAQLGSPDMRTPIACALAWPQRIHSGAERLDFMQLAGLHFEAPDVARFPCLALARQAMEAGGAATAVLNAANEEAVAAFLAGQIGFLAIAEVVDDTLQRLGPQTCRDLDAVMAIDQQARAQARHYMAQRFG
- the rseP gene encoding RIP metalloprotease RseP; this translates as MLITLLAFALTIFIIVAIHEYGHYLTMRLFGVRVLTFSIGFGPRLARWRAQNGTEFVLSAIPLGGYVKPLDRRDCDILPGEEQQEFSGKPAWQRVLVYAAGPAANLLLAVLLYWVVLVVGQTGLPPVVGPIAAQSAAANAGLQPGDEILALDGRRIRSWDQFGNAMLHYVGETRSVPVTVARGQQEQLELALPVAAWSRDPEQPLLEALGLSVAPLAAVVGKVHEGGAAEQAGLLPGDRLLTLDGAPVAGWRQWVEQVQQSAGQTLQLEVQRGDQRVALTLVPATVSADGQQIGRAGVELGGLRDIRYGVLEAIPAAVSRLGQQISMIVGSIAKMLTGDISVKSLGGPITIAQAAGETAAIGVVTFMTFLAFFSISLGVINLLPVPMLDGGWILFGLVEMMRGKALPERFLMMAQSVGLILVVSLMGVAIFNDLMRQFA